A region from the Papio anubis isolate 15944 chromosome 6, Panubis1.0, whole genome shotgun sequence genome encodes:
- the PRL gene encoding prolactin isoform X2, which produces MNIKGSPWKGSLLLLLVSNLLLCQNVAPLPVCPGGAARCQVTLRDLFDRAVILSHYIHNLSSEMFSEFDKRYTHGRGFITRAINSCHTSSLPTPEDKEQAQQINQKDFLSLIVSILRSWNEPLYHLVTEVRGMEEAPEAILSKAVEIEEQTKRLLEGMELIVSQVHPETKENEIYPVWTGLPSLQMADEESRLSAYYNLLHCLRRDSHKIDNYLKLLKCRIIHNNNC; this is translated from the exons ATGAACATCAAAGGATCGCCATGGAAAG GgtccctcctgctgctgctggtgtCAAACCTGCTCCTGTGCCAGAACGTGGCCCCCTTGCCCGTCTGTCCTGGTGGGGCTGCCAGATGCCAGGTGACCCTTCGAGACCTGTTTGACCGCGCAGTCATCCTGTCCCACTACATCCATAACCTCTCCTCAGAAATGTTCAGCGAATTC GATAAACGGTATACCCATGGCCGGGGGTTCATTACCAGGGCCATCAACAGCTGCCACACTTCTTCCCTTCCCACCCCCGAAGACAAGGAGCAAGCCCAACAGATCAAT CAAAAAGACTTTCTGAGCCTGATAGTCAGCATATTGCGATCCTGGAATGAGCCCCTGTATCATCTAGTCACAGAAGTACGTGGTATGGAAGAAGCCCCGGAGGCTATCCTATCCAAAGCCGTAGAGATTGAGGAGCAAACCAAACGGCTTCTAGAGGGCATGGAGCTGATAGTCAGCCAG GTTCATCctgaaaccaaagaaaatgaGATCTACCCTGTCTGGACGGGACTTCCATCCCTGCAGATGGCTGATGAAGAGTCTCGCCTTTCTGCTTATTATAACCTGCTCCACTGCCTACGCAGGGATTCACATAAGATCGACAATTATCTCAAGCTCCTGAAGTGCCGAATCATCCACAACAACAACTGCTAA
- the PRL gene encoding prolactin isoform X1: protein MNIKGSPWKAGSLLLLLVSNLLLCQNVAPLPVCPGGAARCQVTLRDLFDRAVILSHYIHNLSSEMFSEFDKRYTHGRGFITRAINSCHTSSLPTPEDKEQAQQINQKDFLSLIVSILRSWNEPLYHLVTEVRGMEEAPEAILSKAVEIEEQTKRLLEGMELIVSQVHPETKENEIYPVWTGLPSLQMADEESRLSAYYNLLHCLRRDSHKIDNYLKLLKCRIIHNNNC from the exons ATGAACATCAAAGGATCGCCATGGAAAG CAGGgtccctcctgctgctgctggtgtCAAACCTGCTCCTGTGCCAGAACGTGGCCCCCTTGCCCGTCTGTCCTGGTGGGGCTGCCAGATGCCAGGTGACCCTTCGAGACCTGTTTGACCGCGCAGTCATCCTGTCCCACTACATCCATAACCTCTCCTCAGAAATGTTCAGCGAATTC GATAAACGGTATACCCATGGCCGGGGGTTCATTACCAGGGCCATCAACAGCTGCCACACTTCTTCCCTTCCCACCCCCGAAGACAAGGAGCAAGCCCAACAGATCAAT CAAAAAGACTTTCTGAGCCTGATAGTCAGCATATTGCGATCCTGGAATGAGCCCCTGTATCATCTAGTCACAGAAGTACGTGGTATGGAAGAAGCCCCGGAGGCTATCCTATCCAAAGCCGTAGAGATTGAGGAGCAAACCAAACGGCTTCTAGAGGGCATGGAGCTGATAGTCAGCCAG GTTCATCctgaaaccaaagaaaatgaGATCTACCCTGTCTGGACGGGACTTCCATCCCTGCAGATGGCTGATGAAGAGTCTCGCCTTTCTGCTTATTATAACCTGCTCCACTGCCTACGCAGGGATTCACATAAGATCGACAATTATCTCAAGCTCCTGAAGTGCCGAATCATCCACAACAACAACTGCTAA